Proteins encoded in a region of the Hypanus sabinus isolate sHypSab1 chromosome 12, sHypSab1.hap1, whole genome shotgun sequence genome:
- the LOC132402560 gene encoding uncharacterized protein LOC132402560, translating into MSSSVTTSVITFSEKQPMADPSLEMVQFGRLHRKTSVVNYIYLSGHASPADCSCASSHRPRVVNYIYLSGHASPADCSCASSHRPRVVNYIYLSGHASPADCSCASSHRPRVVNYIYLSGHASPADCSCASSHRPRVVNYIYLSGHASPADCSCASSHRPRVVNYIYLSGHASPADCSCASSHRPRVVNYIYLSGHASPADCSCASSHRPRVVNYIYLSGHASPADCSCASSHRAQYKDNWRHCSPLSLQDVV; encoded by the coding sequence TGAGAAACAGCCCATGGCAGATCCCAGCCTGGAGATGGTCCAATTTGGACGCTTACACAGAAAGacgagtgtggtgaactacatatacctgtctggacacgcttcccccgctgactgctcctgtgcctcctcccacagaccccgtgtggtgaactacatatacctgtctggacacgcttcccccgctgactgctcctgtgcctcctcccacagaccccgtgtggtgaactacatatacctgtctggacacgcttcccccgctgactgctcctgtgcctcctcccacagaccccgtgtggtgaactacatatacctgtctggacacgcttcccccgctgactgctcctgtgcctcctcccacagaccccgtgtggtgaactacatatacctgtctggacacgcttcccccgctgactgctcctgtgcctcctcccacagaccccgtgtggtgaactacatatacctgtctggacacgcttcccccgctgactgctcctgtgcctcctcccacagaccccgtgtggtgaactacatatacctgtctggacacgcttcccccgctgactgctcctgtgcctcctcccacagaccccgtgtggtgaactacatatacctgtctggacacgcttcccccgctgactgctcctgtgcctcctcccacagagcccagtataaagacaattggaggcactgctcccccctcagtctccaggatgttgtgtga